The genomic interval GCCGCCGGCAACAGCGGCACCGTCATCGCCAATCTGGCCGCCCCCCGGCTCGCGCTAATCATCGGCTGGCCGAACGTGCTCCTTGCGGCGATGGCGCCGGCGGCGCTCGCGCTGGCCATCTTCACCGGGCTCGCGCGCGAACAGCGCACGCAGCGTCCGATCCCCTCCCGGCGCCGCCTCCCGCGAATCGCGCGCGAGCCCGACCTCTGGCGGCTATGCGGCCTCTACGCGGTCACGTTCGGGGGCTACATGGGTCTCACCGCCTTCTTCCCCCTGCTTCTCCGCACTGCCCACAGCCTCGGGCCCGTCGAAGCCGGCTACATGACCGCCCTCGTGGCGGTGGCAGGCAGCGCCGTCCGTCCGCTTGGCGGCTATGCTGCCGACCGCCTGGGCGGGCCGAGAGTGCTGGCCCTCTTGTTCGCCTCCCTCGCGGTCCTCTACGCGGGCATCGCCCTGGCTTCCTCGCCGGCCGCGCTGATGCTGGTCTCCGTACCGCTGTTCCTCTGTCTCGGCGCTGGCAACGGCGCCCTGTTCCAGATCGTCGCGGGCCGCTTCTCGGACGACATCGGTGCTGCGACCGGCGTGGTCGGTGCTGTCGGCGGTGTCGGCGGCTTCCTGCTCCCGAACATCCTCGCGGGC from Dehalococcoidia bacterium carries:
- a CDS encoding MFS transporter → MEGATPISARGDMRTLLACFLHFDVSFMLWVLPGALGVFIAESLDLTPAQKGLVVAAPILTGALLRIPAGLLADSFGAKRVGVFMLAFPFVPLALGRLAAGSFEAWVITSLMLGAAGTSFAVALSLASRSFPPERQGLVMGIAAAGNSGTVIANLAAPRLALIIGWPNVLLAAMAPAALALAIFTGLAREQRTQRPIPSRRRLPRIAREPDLWRLCGLYAVTFGGYMGLTAFFPLLLRTAHSLGPVEAGYMTALVAVAGSAVRPLGGYAADRLGGPRVLALLFASLAVLYAGIALASSPAALMLVSVPLFLCLGAGNGALFQIVAGRFSDDIGAATGVVGAVGGVGGFLLPNILAGAEGVTGSFQAGFIALALIALGAFVSLRAAIRGASSGPSPAPRAARVAMVPYL